Genomic segment of Candidatus Zixiibacteriota bacterium:
CCGGGTCGAACAGCAGATCCTGGCCTTGATGATATACCTCTTCCCAGCCGCTGCCGTTGTTGGTCGAGACTTTGGTCACCGTGAACCACTCCCCCTGTTTCTGTGATTCGTGCCAAAAATAGACCAAATCACCCGCCTGGTATGCACTCAAGTTTGTCCCCGTGGCCACATGGATCGGATTCGCCTGCGCCTTCTGTGTGTGCTCACCGATATCGATCGATCCGCCAAACGACGCGAAACGTACCTCGAGCGTGTCAGGATTAGCGTCGATGGAAACTATCGGCCCGATAGCCCTGGGGATATTGGCGCCGGCGTTGCGAAGATTATGAATGATCTCATCCACGCTGGCCCGGACACTCTGCTGCATATCGGAGATGTTCTCCTGGACCAGCATGTGGTTATGCTGGGAGGCATAAAACTCGAACGCCGCCACCGATACCAACGCACCCAGCCCGAGCGCGATGATAAGCTCGACAAGGGTCAGGCCGTGTTGATTGTGAATTCTGCTCATGCACTTCCCCACGATCATATCACCGGTTTGTAGGTGGAAAGATTGACCGTCCGAAACTGCGCCTGACGGTCGATCCACTGAACGACCACGTCGATCTTCACCAGCCCGGGCGGAATCGAGGCGTTGGTGCTGTTGTCTTCGACCGTACGGTAAATGTCGTACATGCCGCTCACCGAGTCGGTGATGGAGACAAAGGGCATCGAACCGTAACTGGGCATCTCCACGAGCGATTCAATCTCCTGCTGAGCCAGGGCATTGGCGGTGGTGTTGTCGTTGGAGAACGTGTTGCCGTAGGTGGACATGGTTATCAGGAGCGCCAGTCCCAATATCCCCAGCGCCAGGATGATCATGGCGATCATGACTTCCAGAAGCGTAAACCCGTGATTGAGCCTGAGTCGAATCATCATAACCTCCGTAGTGATCGGCGGCTTCCGGACGCGAACAACGTATGCCGCGCCGCTCTTCATGCATATCAGTTGCCAGGACGGTAAGAAAAATACTCCAATAT
This window contains:
- a CDS encoding prepilin-type N-terminal cleavage/methylation domain-containing protein, producing the protein MSRIHNQHGLTLVELIIALGLGALVSVAAFEFYASQHNHMLVQENISDMQQSVRASVDEIIHNLRNAGANIPRAIGPIVSIDANPDTLEVRFASFGGSIDIGEHTQKAQANPIHVATGTNLSAYQAGDLVYFWHESQKQGEWFTVTKVSTNNGSGWEEVYHQGQDLLFDPVPGDKVIRMQQVRYFIDNSDTTHPRLMRSDNGGVPQIFADNIYDLQLQYMLSSRDTVQAVGPSDTVYVAHITVDALTEDSDFEATRVGHEGRRRRSLSTQVVLRNNRF
- a CDS encoding prepilin-type N-terminal cleavage/methylation domain-containing protein; this translates as MIRLRLNHGFTLLEVMIAMIILALGILGLALLITMSTYGNTFSNDNTTANALAQQEIESLVEMPSYGSMPFVSITDSVSGMYDIYRTVEDNSTNASIPPGLVKIDVVVQWIDRQAQFRTVNLSTYKPVI